AACTTGGGATGTGGAATCAGCAGAAAAAGAAGGATATGAACATTTTATGATAAAAGAAATATATGAACAACCCAAGGGAGTTAGTCAGACATTAAATAGAAGATTAGAAGATGACAAGATTATTAATCTGGATGGAATAAAGATAACTAAAGAAGATTTAGAAAGGATAGATAAAATATATATAGTAGCATGTGGTACGGCATACCATGCAGGATTAGTAGGGAAAAACGCCATAGAAAAATATGCAAAGGTGCCAGTAATAGTAGATGTAGCTTCAGAGTTTAGATATAGAGATCCTTTTGTAGATGATAAGACACTTTTTATAGCCATAAGTCAATCGGGAGAAACCCTTGACACATTAGCAGCTCTAAGAGAGGCTAAGAGAAAGGGTGCTAGGATATTATCAGTAGTAAATGTTGTAGGTAGTTCAGTAGCTAGAGAGTCTGATGATGTATTCTATACATGGGCAGGACCAGAGATAGCAGTAGCATCTACGAAGGCATATACAACACAGCTTGTTGCAATGTATATGATAGCACTTAATATGGGAATTACTAAGGGTACACTGTCTACAGAGAGGTATAATGAAATAATAGAGGAACTTAAAAATATGCCAGAAAAGATACAGAATATATTAGATAAATATGAAACAACTCAACATCTAGCAAGTAGCCAGTTTAATAATGAAAGTGTATTTTTCATGGGTAGAGGATTAGATGTGGAGGTTTCATTGGAAGGATCCCTAAAGTTAAAGGAAATATCTTATATAAATTCCTTTGCCATAGCAGCAGGAGAACTTAAGCATGGAACTATAGCGTTGATAGAAAAGGGGACTTTAGTAATAGCATTGGCAACCCAAGATAAATTATATGATAAGATGCTTTCTAATATAAAAGAAGTGAAGGCAAGGGGAGCATATGTTGTAGCAATAGCAAAAGAAGGCAATACAGAAATAGAAAAATCAGCAGATACAGTAATATATATACCAGATACCTTTGATGAACTCACACCAATATTAGCAGTAATACCATTGCAGCTTTTTGCATATTATGTTTCAGTAGCAAGAGGAAATGATGTAGATAAACCAAGAAATCTAGCAAAGTCAGTTACCGTAGAATAATGTAATATTTCCTGGGAAATGATATTGTAAAACAATAAAAATGCGACTGAATAATAAAAAAGTCGTCCTAGAAAATCATGATTCAGTGCCTTTTC
Above is a window of Clostridiisalibacter paucivorans DSM 22131 DNA encoding:
- the glmS gene encoding glutamine--fructose-6-phosphate transaminase (isomerizing), whose product is MCGIVGYIGDKKATDILIDGLSRLEYRGYDSAGIAVFNDGDICVEKYKGRLAVLEEKIKDKDISGTVGIGHTRWATHGEPSDTNAHPHTNYSQNIAVIHNGIIENYIKLKEWLMKEKGHSFKSETDTEVIAHLIDYYYEGDLLDAVYKAIDKMEGAYAIGVVAKDEPDKIVAVRKDSPLIVGIGEDENFIASDIPALLKYTRDMYLIENGEVVLLTKDDVKIFNEFGQEQKRDIFKVTWDVESAEKEGYEHFMIKEIYEQPKGVSQTLNRRLEDDKIINLDGIKITKEDLERIDKIYIVACGTAYHAGLVGKNAIEKYAKVPVIVDVASEFRYRDPFVDDKTLFIAISQSGETLDTLAALREAKRKGARILSVVNVVGSSVARESDDVFYTWAGPEIAVASTKAYTTQLVAMYMIALNMGITKGTLSTERYNEIIEELKNMPEKIQNILDKYETTQHLASSQFNNESVFFMGRGLDVEVSLEGSLKLKEISYINSFAIAAGELKHGTIALIEKGTLVIALATQDKLYDKMLSNIKEVKARGAYVVAIAKEGNTEIEKSADTVIYIPDTFDELTPILAVIPLQLFAYYVSVARGNDVDKPRNLAKSVTVE